DNA sequence from the Novosphingobium sp. KACC 22771 genome:
CGGTGGGCGATGGCGAGGCCGCGCTGGCGGGAATCGAGGCGGAACGGCCCGATCTGGCCATCCTCGACATCCGCATGCCCGGGCGCGGCGGGGTCGGCGTGCTCGAAGCGCTGCGTGATGCGGGCGATGACACGCCGGTCCTGCTGCTGGCCGCAGAGGTCGATGATGCCGCGCTGGTCGGCGCGATGCGGGCCGGGGTCAACGGCATCCTGCTGAAAGACACCGAGGCGGACGCCCTGCAGCAGGCCATCGAAACGGTGATGGCAGGGCAAAGGGCGATTCCGATGGGGATGATGGAGCGCGCCTTTGCCTTGGTGACCCAGCCTGCGCCCCCCGACCCGCTCGACAGCCTCTCCGAGCGCGACCGCAGGATCGTGGAGGGCGCCGCCGCCGGTCTGCGCAACCGGGACATCGCCCAAAACCTTGCCATTTCCGAAGGTTCGGTCAAAGTCTATCTGCACCGCATCTTTGACCGGCTCAATGTCAGCAATCGCACCGAACTGGCCTTGCTGGTGCGGGCAAAGAGATAGGCGCGAAAGGCAGGGGAAAGCATAAAGACCCATGATGGCGCGCCCGATTCATATTCTGCTGCGGGTCGTCATCGCCCTGCGCCAATGGCTGCGCAGCAGCGAAATGGCCTTTATCGCGGTGGCGGTGGCGGTCGGCACGATGGCCGGGCTGGCCACCCTGGTTCAGGGCTGGCTGGCCCATGGCATGCAGAGCCTGATCTATGGCGTTGCGGCCAATCGGTTGAGCGCGCTCAATGCCATCCTCCACCCATGGAAACTGCTGGCGCTGCCGCTGGGCGGATTGGGGCTGATCGCGCTGGGGCGCTTTGCGGCGCGCCATCGCCATGTGCCCATCGACGTGGTCGAGGCCAATGCGCTCCATGGCGGACGGATTCCCGCGCTCGACAATCTGCTGATCGCGGCCCAGACGATCCTGTCCAACGGCTGCGGGGCGTCGGTGGGGCTTGAGGCGACCTATGCCCAGATGGGCGGCGGCCTTGCCTCGCTGCTGGGTCAATGGCTGAAACTGCGGCGGGCCGATCTGCGCACGCTGGTGGGCGCGGGCGCGGGCGCGGCGGTGGGGGCGGCGTTTGGCGCGCCGCTGACGGGGGCCTTCTATGCCTTTGAAATTGTCATCGGCGCCTACAGCACCGCCTCGGTTGCGCCGGTCATTGCCGCGGCGCTTGCCGCCACGCTGGTGCTGCGCGGGCTGCATGTCGAACCTTATCTGATCGCCCTGACCCAAACGCGCATCATCACCATTCTCGATTATGCCGCCTATGCGCTGCTGGGCGGGCTATGCGCGGTGATGGGCATTGCCGTGATGCGCCTTGTCACTCTGGCCGAGCGGGGTTTTCAGGTCTGGCCTTTGCTGGCGCGGTGGAAGCCCCTGGCGGGCGGGGTGATGCTGATGCCGCTGGCGCTGATGACGCCGCAAACGCTTTCGGCGGGGCATGGCGCACTTCATCTCGATCTGCTGCTGCAACCGCCGCTGCACCTGCTGCTGCTGGTCATTGTGCTCAAGGTGGCCGCCTCGGTCATCTCGCTGGCCAGCGGTTTTCGCGGCGGCCTGTTCTTTGCCTCGCTGTTTCTCGGCTCGCTGCTGGGTCAGGTCTTTGCCCGACTGTTCAACCTCAACCCATGGGGGCTGGTGATTTCGCCGATGGATGCCGCGTTGGTGGGCATGGCGGGCTTGAGCGTTTCGATTGTCGGCGGGCCGATGACGCTGGCGCTGCTGATGCTGGAAACCACGCATGATTTCGCGCTGATGGGGGTGGTGCTGACCGCCGCGCTGATTTCGGCCACCATCACGCGCGAGGTTTTCGGCTATTCCTTCTCGACATGGCGGCTGCATGTGCGCGGCTCCGACATTCGCAGCCCGCGTGATATCGGCTGGATGCTCACCCTGAACGCGGGGCGGATCATGCGGCGCGACTGGACCAATGTGGTCAACACCATGACCATCGGACAATTTCGCGCCACGGTGCCGCTGGGCTCCACGGCCAAGGCGATCGTCACCGATGCCGACGGCCATTATTGCGGGATCGTGGCAACCGCGGCCGCCCATGCACCGGGCAGCGATCCGCTGGCGCAAATCGACACGCTGGTCACGCTGGCCGCCACCACGTTGACCCCGGCCAGCAGCCTCAAAACGGTGCTGGCCACATTTGATACGGCGATGGCCGATGAACTGGCCGTCGTCACGCCCGAGGGTCAGGTGGCCGGTGTGGTCACCGAGCGGCACGCGAGGCGCCGTTATCTCGAGGAAATCGAGGCGGAGCAGCGCAAGATGTTCGGTGAGACCGGGCGATAGGCGGACACGACGCGCGCCGCCGCGCGGATGATCCTATGGCGCGGCGGCGGCGATGAACGATTGACGGCGCTCCCTTCGTTCCATATTTCGATTTTTATCGAATCGTGGAGATAGGGATGGACGCCGCCGCTGTTATTCAAGCCTTGGGCGCTCTAGCGCAGGAACACCGGCTGGCCGCTTTCCGCCTGCTGGTTCAGGCCGGAGAGCATGGCCTTCCCGCAGGCGTCATCGCCGAGAAACTGGGCGTGGTCTCCTCATCCATGAGCTTTCATCTTGCCGCTCTGGCGCATGCCGGATTGGTCCGACAGCGCCGCCAGAGCCGTCTGGTCATCTACAGCGCCAATTATGCGGCGATGAATGGTGTGATGGGCTATCTCACGGAAAATTGCTGCGGCGGGGTGCCCTGCACGGACGAGGTCTGCTGCCCTGCCCCATCCGCAGGCGCGGCCTCCGGCGGAGCGGAGAATGCCGCATGACATTCCCTGCCGATGCCTTGTCGATCATGCCATTGAGCGCTTCCTGCACAAAGGAGACCATCCTGTGACAACCGACATCATCATTTATCACAATCCCGAATGCGGCACCTCGCGCAATGCGCTGGCCATGATCCGCAATGCGGGCATCGAGCCGCATGTGATCGAATATCTGAAAACGCCGCCTTCGCGCGCTTTGCTGGAGAGCCTGATCGAACGCGCCGGGATGACGCCGCGCGCGCTGCTGCGCGAAAAGGGCACGCCTTTTGCCGATCTGGGCCTTGGCAATCCCGACCTTTCCGATGCGCAATTGATCGACGCCATGATGGAGCACCCCATTCTGATCAACCGCCCGCTGGTTGTCTCGCCGCTTGGCGTGCGCCTGTGCCGCCCGTCCGAGGCCGTCCTCGACCTGATCCCGGCCGAGCAGCGCGGCGCCTTTGCCAAGGAGGACGGCGAACAGGTCGTCGATGCCGACGGCAAGCGGATATCAGCCTAGTGTCCTCGCGCGGCGGCGCGAGACCCGGCGAGGAAGTGCCATGACGAAACTCAAGCGGGCCTTGTGGAGCGAGGCACTGGGCAGCTTTCTGCTGTTTGCCTGCGTCATCGGTTCGGGCATCATGGGCGAGCGGCTGTCGGGCGGCAATGTGGCGATCGCGCTGCTGGGCAATACGCTGGCAACGGGCGCTTTGCTCTTCGTGCTGATCACGATGCTGGGGCCGGTATCGGGCGCGCATTTCAATCCGGCGGTGACGCTGATCATGCGCCTGCGCGGCGAGATCGATACGCAGGGCGGGCTGGCCTATGTGGCGGCGCAAATGGTCGGTGGCATTGCGGGCGTGTGGGTGGCGCATGCGATGTTTGATTTGCCCGTATGGCAAGTCTCGACCCATGGCCGCACCGGCGCCGGACAATGGCTGGGCGAAGCGGTGGCGACTTTCGGATTGATCCTGACGATCCTGGGCACGGCCAAGCACCGGCATGTCTGGGTGCCTCCCGGCGTGGCCTTTTACATTGTTGCGGCCTACTGGTTCACCTCGTCAACCAGCTTTGCCAATCCCGCGATCACCATTGCGCGCGCGCTGTCCGACACGTTTGCGGGCATCGCGCCCGCCCATGTGCCCGCCTTCATCGCCGCTCAATTCACCGGCGCCCTGGCGGCCCACTTCGCCGCCATGGTCCTTTTCCCGCAAGAGGATGAAACATGACACGCCTGCGTGTTCTCCATGATCCCCATCACCTGCCCGCGCTGAAACCCGAATATGCCCACCAGCGCCCCGCCTTTGGCTTGGGCGAGATGGAACCGGCGCCGCGCATCCTGCTGCTTTACGGCAGCCTGCGCGAGCGTTCCTATTCGCGCCTTGTGGTGGAGGAAGCCGCACGCCTGCTGATCTATTTCGGGTGCGAAGTGCGGATCTTTGATCCTTCCGACCTGCCCCTGCCCGATCAGGTGGCCGGGGATGACCATCCCGCCGTGGCCGAACTGCGCGAACTCTCGCTCTGGTCCGAAGGTCAGGTCTGGTGCAGCCCGGAACGGCATGGCCAGATCACGGGCATCATGAAGGCGCAGATCGATCACCTGCCCCTTGCCATGAAGGGCATGCGCCCAACCCAGGGACGCACGCTGGCCGTGATGCAGGTCTGCGCCGGGTCGCAATCCTTCAACACGGTCAACACCCTGCGCCTTCTGGGCCGCTGGATGCGGATGTTCACCATTCCCAACCAATCATCGGTCGCCAAGGCCTATGAGGAGTTTGACGAGGCCGGGCGGATGAAGCCCTCGTCCTATTACGACCGCATCGTGGATGTCTGCGAGGAACTGGTCCGTTTCACCGTGCTGCTGCGGCTTCATGCCGAGCAGTTGGTGGATCGCTATTCAGAACGCGTCGAGCGGGATTACCCGGTTGCAACGCCGGTCGAAAAGGCAGGATTAAACGCTCTTTGACCATGATGGATGCGTTTCATATGGCGCCCGACCGCAGCGTGGCCAGATAGACGCATAACATGTCGGCCAGCGCCTCGGTGCGCTCGTCGATCTCGTCATGGCGCTCTTCGCTGTGCGAAAGGGCTCTACCCATGGCTTTGAGCGTTCCGACCATGATGTCGCCCGCGATGCGCAAACGCCGGGGCCCAGCATGGGGCGGCGTCTTCGAGCGCCTGCCGCATTGCCGCCTCCTCACATTCCCAGGCGACAAACGCCCACACCGCCGCTCTTGCCTGTTGCTTTCCTTGGCGCAGGACATCGAGCTTTCCATGCGCCTGCGCTGACTATGCCCTGCGCCGCAGGACATAGCGCTGTCCGGCGGTGCAGTTGCCTTGCGGCAAAGACAGGTCACGGGCCCCTCCGACGGCCATGACGGCCGATGGCAGCCAACTTGCTTTCGCCCCAGACGCCAGAGCGGCGCACATATAAGTAACGCGCAATGGCAAATTGTTAATCTTCATTAACCATTGGGTATACTGTAAAATTTATAAAATTCTGGTATAATAGTATCAGGAATATCCGTTCTTCGTAAATTTCAATATATGAAATGGAAGCAAAAGCTGTGCGAAAAGATATTAAAAGCCTGATGGAAAAGATAAGCAACAATGGTTTTAATTATCAAGAGTTCAATGACAGATTTTTTGATATTGAAATGTTGCCCATTTTCAAATCTGTTTTGAGCGATCCGCGCATCCTGGCGGCGGAGCAAACAAGAAATTTGGACCGCCGTGAGCCGGTTCACGAACAATACGCAAATTTTGCAAATCAAGGACTTGGATCATTCAATCATCTTAATGACGAAATGACGGAAATAAACGAAAAATTTGACAAAGTTACGAGTATATTCTCCAGAATTAACAGACAAAACGCCAAGTCTGGTCACTAATGCCGCTGATCGTTACGTATGGAATCAGAGGCGGTAGCGGGGCCAGTTTCATCGCTTCTCAATTGGCTATTGGACTTAATGCATTAGGCATCAGCACAACGTTGACCAGCGGATGCCCATTGCAATCGATTGGCCTGCATTTCGGCGTAGAGCTATCGCGTGAACTGCCCGAATTGTTCTATGGCGATCACATCCAGCAGGCCGCCACGCTGCAAGGCAAGGTTGGCCTTTACGACATAGCCGGCGCTCTGGATCAGCCTAATTTTGTTAACTTTTTGCTGCGGAGCGGATTTGGCGACGCCGGAAACCAAGTGCTGATCATCGACCTGCCCCTGCACCGGGTTCAAGGTCTGACAGCACTCATGGATGCCGCCTGCCTGCATATCTGCACGATCACACCCTCGCCGGAGGGGATTGCCACTTTGCCGGCGGTTTACGCCCAGGCTCTGACCAACCATCCGGAAAAGACGCGCTACATTCTCAATATGATCGATGAAAGCCGTCGCCTCTCGCGGCAGATCACAAAGTTTCTCGAAGAGATGCTGGGCGATCGCATTCTTGCCAAGGTCCGCCGCGATGAAGCCGTGGTCGAGGCCCTGTCCATGCGCCAGATGCTGGCCCGCCATTCGCCCCAAAGCGGCGCTTTGGCGGATGTGCGCGCGATGTCCCACCGCGTGGGCGCCTTGCTCACCGGCCTCCTTGACGGCGGCCATGCTCCCCATGCCGGAGATGACGCATGGCACGATTGAGGTTGATCCAGAATCTGAAATATCTGCTCGCCCCCCTGCTGCTCAGCCTCAGCCTGTTCATCATTTTTGTTCCGCTGAACATGCGGTCGCAGTTCATCTTTGCGGGCGTCACGGTGGTCGGCACGCTGATGCTTCGGCGCTGGAAATCAAGCCATACGCTGGTGGCGATCAATATCGTCTCCATACTGGTGTCCACCCGCTATATTCTGTGGCGGACAACCCAGACGCTCGGTTTCAGCAATCTGACCGAGCTGCTGTTGGGCAGCGCGCTGTATGGCGCGGAACTCTATGCCTGGATCATCCTTGTCCTTGGCGCGACCCAGACGATCTGGCCGCTCAAGCGCCCGGTCAAACCGCTGGCCGGAGAGCCGATGGATTGGCCCACGGTCGACATTTACGTGCCAACCTATAACGAGAGCCTCCAGATCGTGGCCAACACGGTGTTTGCCGCGATGGATCAGGATTATCCCGCCGACCGTTTCCGGGTCTTTATTCTCGACGACGGCCGCCGCCCGCAATTCCGCGCCTTCGCGCAAAAGGCCGGTTGCGGCTATATCACCCGCCATGACAATGCCCATGCCAAGGCGGGCAATCTGAACGCGGCCATGGGCAAGACCTATGGCGAATTCATCGCCGTCTTCGATTGCGACCATGTGCCCACGCGCGCATTCCTGCAATTGACGATGGGCTGGCTTCAGGCCGATCGCGATCTGGCCCTGCTCCAGACGCCGCACCACATGTATTCGCTCGACCCGGTTCAGCGCAACCTTTCGCAATTGACCGACATGCCGGGCGAAGGCGATCTGTTTTACGGACCCGTGCAGGAAGGCAACGACCTGTGGAATGCCACCTTCTTTTGCGGTTCATGCGCGGTCATGCGCCGCGCCGCGCTGGAAGAGATCGGGGGTTTCGCGCGCGAGACCGTGACCGAGGACGCACATACCGCGCTGCGTTTGCAGCGACAGGGCTGGAAGACAGCGTTTCTGGGGCTGCGCCTCTCGGCGGGTCTGGCAACGGAGCGTCTGGCGCTCCACGTCGGCCAGCGCATACGCTGGGCGCGCGGCATGATGCAGATCATGCGGATCGACTTTCCGCTGCTGGGGCCGGGCCTGAGCGTGCAGCAGCGCTTTTGTTACCTCAACGCCATGCTGCATTTCATGTTTCCGCTTCCGCGCATCGTGTTTCTGACCAGCCCGCTGGCCTATCTGATTTTGGGCCAGAACATCATTCAGGCCTCCGCGTTGATGATCCTGGCCTATGCGCTGCCGCATCTGGCCTGCTCCATGCTGGTCAGCGATCATGTCGATGGCGGCGCCCGCCGGCCTTTCTGGAGCGAGATCTATGAAACCATCCTTGCTTTCCACCTGGCGCCGGTCACGGTCATGACGCTGATCAACCCGCGCAAGGGCAAGTTCAACGTCACCGAAAAGGGAAGCATCGTTGGACAGGATTATTTCGACTGGCGCGTCGTGCGGCCCCATCTCATCTGCATCGCGCTGCTGTTGACCGGGGTTGCCCTGGCCTTGGCCAAGCAATTCTATTCGCCCTATCTCTTCAACATCCAGATCGATACGCTGGTCATCAATCTGGTCTGGGCGCTCTTCAGCGTGGCAATCCTGCTGGTGGCGGTGGCCACGGCATGGGAAAGGCGCCAGTCATCGCCCTTCGTCCAGATGCCCCGGCGCTTTGCGGTCAGCGTCAATTTTTCCAGCGGCCATGTTGTCGACGGCGAAACGGAAATGATCTCGGTGGGTGATGCCCGCATTGCGCTGCCCCGGATGCCGGAGTTTTCGGATGCCGAGATCAGCCACATCACCCTGAGCTTTGGCGAGGATGCGCTGACCTTGCCGGTGGAAACGGTGTCGATGGCCGATGGTCATGCCACCGTGCGCTATCTTGATCTGACCATGGCCGAGCAGCGCCTGCTGACCCGCCTGCTGATGGGCCGCGCGGACGCGTGGGAGTGCGAGGACCGGCCATCACGCGTGCACGCCATAGCCTCCATCAAGGACATTCTGCGGGTGAGCCTGGCGATCACCGGCCGTTTGCTCAAGCTGGAATTTGTCCGATTGAGCCGCGCAGGCAGGAAACCTTCGCGCAAGGCGCCCGCCATGGCGACGGCGGCGCTGCTGCTGGCGGCGGCGCTCGGCGTGGCTCCTGCCCGGCCGGTTCAGGCGGCCTCGCTGGCCCCCGCGGCCTTCCCGCCCAGCGGCACGCTGCATCAGCATTTTACACTCAAGGACATGCTGGTTCGGCAGCCTATCCGCCTGCAAGGCACGCGCGGCGAGGTCGGCCTGCCCTTTGGCGTCCACAAAGATATGGTGGTGTCGGGCGCGACGCTGACCCTGGCCCTCGCCTGGTCGCCCCAGATGCTGGACGATTTGAGCCAGTTGGTTGTCATGGTCAATGGAGAGGTGGCCCAGACCATCCCCCTGCACAGGGTCGATTCGGGCGGCATACAGGTGTCGATGCCCATCAATCCGGCCTTTTTCCTGCCCGGCCGCAATCAACTCAACCTGCGCCTTGTCGGCCATTACACCCGCGATTGCGAAGACCCCTTTCACAGCGCGCTTTGGGCCAATGTCAGCCATGTGCGCTCGTCGCTCGACCTGACCCTGCAATCGGTGGCCATGGCGCCATCGCTCTCGACGCTGCCGATGCCCTTTTTTGAACGCTCCGATGTGCTGCCTCTCAAGGTGCCCTTTGTGTTTGCCGCAAGGCCGGGGCCGGGCCAACTGGAAGCCGCCGCCGCGACCGCCTCCTGGCTGGGCAGCCTTGCCAGCTATCGCGGGTTTTCCTTCAAACCCTTTTACGGCCAGTTTCCGGCGGGCAATGCGGTCGTGTTTCTGCGTGCGGGGGAAAGCCTGCCCGGGCTCGCCCCTGCCATAGCCGGGCCATCGGCGATGATGATGACCAATCCTGTCGATCCCTATGGCACCTTGCTGGTCATCATGGGGCGCAACGATGCCGAACTGGCGCAGGCGGCGGGGGTCGTGGCCACAGGCCGGGGCATTCTCAGCGGCGCCCTGATGAACTTTTCCGATGTGCGCCTGCCCGCCTATGCCGCCTATGAGGCCCCGCGCTGGTTGAGCACGGCCAAGCCGATCCGGCTGGGCGAGATCATGGAGGCTTCGGAACTGACCGGCATGGGCATTCCGCCGGGGCCTCTGACGGGCCGGTTTCGTCTGGCGCCTGATCTGTTTTTCTGGCCCCATGTCGGGGGCCGACTGAATCTGATGTACAATTACCCCACCGCCCCGTGGCTGGACCGCAGCCGCTCGCGGCTCGACGTCATGCTCAATGGCCAGTTCCTGACCACGGTCCCGCTCAACGGCGGCAATTGGTGGCATCAGATCATCAACGGCAAGCTGCCCGGCGGCAATCCTTCGCGGGTGCGGCTGGATCTGCCCGGCTATGCCCTGTTCGGGCGCAATGATCTGACCTTTGATTACAACCTGCTGTTGGCGGACAAACAGAAATGTAGCGGCACCTTGCCGGATAATGTGCGCGTGTCGATCAACCCCAACAGCACGATCGACCTGACGGACGCATGGCACGCCACGTTGATGCCCAATCTGGCAACCTTCGCCAGCGCCGGCTATCCCTTTACCGTCATGCCCGACCTGTCGCGCACGGTCGTGGTGGTGCCGGAAAATCCGGAGCCCGGCACGGTTGAGGCCTTTCTGGTGATGATGGGGCGTTTCGGCGATTCGACCGGTGCCGCCGCCACCGGCGTCGCGGTGGTAACCCAGGTTGTGCCCGAAAAGATCAAGGACAGCGATGTGCTGGTCATCGGCGGCAGTGCGATGGCCGGGATGGAAAAGCTCTTTGCCAATTCCCCGGTCAAATTCAGCGGCGGCGCTCTGCAAGTGCGGCAGAACAGCCCGCTGGATTATATCGAGGCCATGTTTGCCGGGGTCCGCACCGACGCCCCCGCCGATACCGATGCCGCCGTCTATGGCGCCAAGGGCTTTTCCGGCATTGTCAGCTTTCGCTCGCCCTTTGGCGATGCGCATACGGTGGTGGCGCTGATTGCCGACAATCAGGCCGATCTGCCCACACTGGTTGACGGGATGGCCGACAACAAGATCAATGCGGCCATCAAGGGCGACCTCTCGGTCACCACCGGCGACAGTATGAGCAGCTACAAATTGGGTCAGGTCTATTGGGTCGGAAATTTGCCGATCTGGCTGCGCATATCCTATTGGATCAGCCTGCATCCGGTGCTGATGGCCTTCAGCGTTCTGATCACCGCGATCTTTTTCAGCGCGCCGGTGACGCTCTTCCTGCGGCGGCGCGCTCATAAACGCCTGCATGAAACCGAAGCGCCGCCGCAATGAGACTGATGCCCCCACAGCCCAAAGGCTTGGGGGCATCAGGCATTAGCCAGGCATTGGCTCTAAAGCGAACCCACCGCGATTTTCGAGCCGTTGACAAGCCTGTCGAGGCGGAAATGCTGGGGGTCCACGCTGGGCCGATCCTGCGAAATCAGGTCTGCCGCAAGATAGCCGATGCCGGGGCCAAGGCCAAACCCATGCCCGGAACAGCCCGCGGCAAGATAAAGCCCGCCGACCTGCTCCACAGCCGAGATCACCGGCACAGCATCGGGCGTGCAATCGACATAGGCGCCCCACGCACCCTCGAACTCAAGCCCCGCCAGTTGCGGAAATGTGCCGACAAGATTGGCCTTGATCGCGGCCACGAGCTTGGGGTCGGGCTTGGGCGAGAGCACGCGCGTGGCCTCAAAGATCGAAGGATCGCGGCCCAGCACCGCCGACAGAGATTCCGGCCCGGTAAAGAAGGAGCCGCTGATCCCCATTTGCACAGCCTTCAGACGCTGGATGAATTGCGGCATGAATTCGCGGGCAAAGCGGATGCCCTGCGGGGTCAGTTCCAGCGTCGCGCGGCCGCTGATGGCAAGCGTGTAGCTGCCGTCGAGCCGCCGCGTCATGGCCAGATCGGGGCAATAGACCACCTCGCCAAGATTGACCGTAGGTTTGGTGCGCAGCGCCGTCTGGCGCACGCTGGCCTGCGGAAAGGTGACGCCGTGGCGGCGCATGAAGGCCGATGCCCATGCCCCGCCCGCGCAAAGCACGGCATCGGCGCGGATCGTGCCGCGCTCGGTATGCAGGCCCGAAACCCGGCCATTGGTCAGATCCAGCCCGCGCGCGGCGCAATTCTGATGGATGGTCGCGCCATGCTGCCTTGCCCCTTCGGCAAGAACCGGGGCGGCCAGCGCCGGTTCGGCCTTGCCGTCATGCACCGAATGCAGCCCGCCGACCCATTGCCGCCGGTTCTGGGGAATGCGCTCGCCCGCCTGCGCGCCGGTCAGCATATGGGTTTCGACGCCAAACTCCTTGGCCACCGGACGCCAGCTTTCCCATGCGGCCAGCGTCGCGGCATCATCGGTGGCATAGACGAGGCCCGTGCGGCGAAAGCCCGGATCCATGCCGATTTCGCCGCGCATTTCATCCCACAGCCGCATCGAGAGCAGCGAGAGCGGCATCTCGCGCCGGTCGCGGTTCTGCTGGCGGCACCAGCCCCAGGTGCGGCTCGACTGTTCGCAGGCGACATGGCCCTTTTCCACCAGCGCCACGCGCAGGCCCCGCCGCGCCAGATAATAGGCCGATGCCGTGCCGACGATACCACCCCCGATCACCGCGACATCGACCGCATCGGGCAGATGTTCATCGCTTTTGACCGGTTGAACAACAGGATGCATTTCCTCACCTCTCATCAAGCGATGGCCAACCATTCCATCACAGATACTTGAGCCACCAGATGTCCTTGCGGGCCTTCTTGAAATTGGAAAACCAGCGGGTCGGGAAATAAAGCGGCACAATGAGGGCAAGGTAGAACACCAAAACCCAGCCCAGCGAGTCAAAGCCGAAGACATCGCCATGATTGGTGCCGAACACCGCGCGCGCCGTCAGATAGAAGATGCGCAGCAGATAGAGATGGAAAAGATAGAAGAACATTGGCGCGCTGCCCAGCACCGAGAGCCAGTGGGTGATGCGCGCATGATTGACCCGTTCAAACAACGCCAGAAGGATCAGCCCGGTGCCCAGCGTGGGCAGGAGAAACAGCAGCGAGGGCGGATATTTGGTCAGGGCCAGAAAGCTCATGACCGTGCGGATCGGCTCGCCCGGCACGGTGAACCACGGCGCATCGCCATAAATGTTGATCGCACGCAGGAAGACAAAGCCCGCGATCATCGCCGCGCCGGTGGCCATCAGCCGCGCCATCCGGGCTTCAGGCGCAAGGCGCGAAAACCAC
Encoded proteins:
- a CDS encoding response regulator gives rise to the protein MTRILIADDHAFLRAGLEQVLASLGYAIAASVGDGEAALAGIEAERPDLAILDIRMPGRGGVGVLEALRDAGDDTPVLLLAAEVDDAALVGAMRAGVNGILLKDTEADALQQAIETVMAGQRAIPMGMMERAFALVTQPAPPDPLDSLSERDRRIVEGAAAGLRNRDIAQNLAISEGSVKVYLHRIFDRLNVSNRTELALLVRAKR
- a CDS encoding chloride channel protein, with the translated sequence MARPIHILLRVVIALRQWLRSSEMAFIAVAVAVGTMAGLATLVQGWLAHGMQSLIYGVAANRLSALNAILHPWKLLALPLGGLGLIALGRFAARHRHVPIDVVEANALHGGRIPALDNLLIAAQTILSNGCGASVGLEATYAQMGGGLASLLGQWLKLRRADLRTLVGAGAGAAVGAAFGAPLTGAFYAFEIVIGAYSTASVAPVIAAALAATLVLRGLHVEPYLIALTQTRIITILDYAAYALLGGLCAVMGIAVMRLVTLAERGFQVWPLLARWKPLAGGVMLMPLALMTPQTLSAGHGALHLDLLLQPPLHLLLLVIVLKVAASVISLASGFRGGLFFASLFLGSLLGQVFARLFNLNPWGLVISPMDAALVGMAGLSVSIVGGPMTLALLMLETTHDFALMGVVLTAALISATITREVFGYSFSTWRLHVRGSDIRSPRDIGWMLTLNAGRIMRRDWTNVVNTMTIGQFRATVPLGSTAKAIVTDADGHYCGIVATAAAHAPGSDPLAQIDTLVTLAATTLTPASSLKTVLATFDTAMADELAVVTPEGQVAGVVTERHARRRYLEEIEAEQRKMFGETGR
- a CDS encoding ArsR/SmtB family transcription factor, which encodes MDAAAVIQALGALAQEHRLAAFRLLVQAGEHGLPAGVIAEKLGVVSSSMSFHLAALAHAGLVRQRRQSRLVIYSANYAAMNGVMGYLTENCCGGVPCTDEVCCPAPSAGAASGGAENAA
- the arsC gene encoding arsenate reductase (glutaredoxin) (This arsenate reductase requires both glutathione and glutaredoxin to convert arsenate to arsenite, after which the efflux transporter formed by ArsA and ArsB can extrude the arsenite from the cell, providing resistance.) is translated as MTTDIIIYHNPECGTSRNALAMIRNAGIEPHVIEYLKTPPSRALLESLIERAGMTPRALLREKGTPFADLGLGNPDLSDAQLIDAMMEHPILINRPLVVSPLGVRLCRPSEAVLDLIPAEQRGAFAKEDGEQVVDADGKRISA
- a CDS encoding aquaporin → MTKLKRALWSEALGSFLLFACVIGSGIMGERLSGGNVAIALLGNTLATGALLFVLITMLGPVSGAHFNPAVTLIMRLRGEIDTQGGLAYVAAQMVGGIAGVWVAHAMFDLPVWQVSTHGRTGAGQWLGEAVATFGLILTILGTAKHRHVWVPPGVAFYIVAAYWFTSSTSFANPAITIARALSDTFAGIAPAHVPAFIAAQFTGALAAHFAAMVLFPQEDET
- the arsH gene encoding arsenical resistance protein ArsH; this translates as MTRLRVLHDPHHLPALKPEYAHQRPAFGLGEMEPAPRILLLYGSLRERSYSRLVVEEAARLLIYFGCEVRIFDPSDLPLPDQVAGDDHPAVAELRELSLWSEGQVWCSPERHGQITGIMKAQIDHLPLAMKGMRPTQGRTLAVMQVCAGSQSFNTVNTLRLLGRWMRMFTIPNQSSVAKAYEEFDEAGRMKPSSYYDRIVDVCEELVRFTVLLRLHAEQLVDRYSERVERDYPVATPVEKAGLNAL
- a CDS encoding cellulose synthase operon protein YhjQ/BcsQ, whose amino-acid sequence is MPLIVTYGIRGGSGASFIASQLAIGLNALGISTTLTSGCPLQSIGLHFGVELSRELPELFYGDHIQQAATLQGKVGLYDIAGALDQPNFVNFLLRSGFGDAGNQVLIIDLPLHRVQGLTALMDAACLHICTITPSPEGIATLPAVYAQALTNHPEKTRYILNMIDESRRLSRQITKFLEEMLGDRILAKVRRDEAVVEALSMRQMLARHSPQSGALADVRAMSHRVGALLTGLLDGGHAPHAGDDAWHD